tgtctttctgtatctCTGCAGGAGCTGGGTCCCTTCGCATCTCTCTTCTTGTCTGTCCTTTCCTGGTCcctgtttcctcctctctttGCCTTCGCTGCTTCTAATCTCATCCCCTGGAGACCCAGGTCTGCTGGACCCATCCATCCCCTTTGGGGCCATGGGATCACTGCTTGGGCTCCTGGCACTGCTGCTGCTGTGGGGTGCTGTGGCTGAGGGCCCAGCCAAGAAGGTGCTGACCCTGGAGGGAGACTTGGTGCTGGGTGGGCTGTTCCCAGTGCACCAGAAGGGCGGCCCAGCAGAGGACTGTGGTCCTGTCAATGAGCACCGTGGCATCCAGCGCCTGGAGGCCATGCTTTTTGCACTGGACCGCATCAACCGTGACCCGCACCTGCTGCCTGGCGTGCGCCTGGGTGCGCACATCCTCGACAGCTGTTCCAAGGACACACATGCGCTGGAGCAGGCACTGGACTTTGTGCGTGCCTCACTCAGCCGTGGTGCTGATGGCTCACGCCACATCTGCCCCGACGGCTCTTACGCCACCCATGGTGATGCTCCCACTGCCATCACTGGTGTTATTGGCGGTTCCTACAGTGATGTCTCCATCCAGGTACGTGGAGGCCACCCAAATGGGGACTAGGGAGGGAGGCCAGAGGTGGTGACCCAGAATTCCTGCTGAAAAGGGAAACTAGAAGCTTCCCTGCAGTAGCTTTTACAGAAGCTAAGAAAGTGCCCTGGTCACATAATGGCGGTCAATTTTTAGAGACTGTGCAGGAGAACATCTTACTCCTATtactcccaccacacacaccctacacacacactcacacacacacacacccacacacacaccctacacaccctcacacacacacaccctacacacacacacacacacccacacacccctacaccccacacacacccacacaccccacacacacccacacccccacacacctacacacacacccacacaccaacacacaccccatacacacccacacacacacccacacaccccacccacagccccacacacctacacacacacacacacccacacacaccccatacacaACCACACCTCCATCCCCACACATACCCCCACCCACACATCCCcaacacacccacccacacacacccccacacccacaccccaaacacccacacccccacacacaccccccacacccacaccccaaacacccacacccccacacacacccccacacccacaccccacccacacccccatacacacccctacacacccacacccacccacccatacatgcacccccacacacacccacacacccacacacacccacacccacacaccccatacacacccacacccataCCCACACTttcacaccccccacacacacccacacccccacacacctacacacacacccacacaccaacacacaccccatacacacccacacacacacccacacaccccacccacagccccacacacctatacacacacccacacacccacacacaccccatacacaACCACACCACCTCCATCCCCACACAtacccccacccacacaccccccccaacacacccacccacacacacccccacacccacaccccaaacacccacacccccacacacacccccacacccataCCCCAAacacccacacccccacacacacccccacacccacaccccaaaCACCCACACCCCCATACACACCcctacacacccacacccacccacccatacaTGCACCCcccccacacccaccacacacacacccacacacacccacacccacacaccccatacacacccacacacccacacccatacCCACACTttcacaccccccacacacacccacacccctcACAtaccccccacacacccacaccccccacacacacccacaccccacacacccccccacacacccacacaccccccacacacccatacacacacccacacacaccctctctcacacacacacaccctcaccctTGATGTTAAACAACCCTGAGGGGCTTAATAGCCAGGTCTCCCCACTTACTAACTGCATGACCCTGGCAcgttatttctcttttctgtgtcacagtttcttataaaattggattcacaacactttttttttgttttcttttttgagacaagatattgctctgtctcccaggctggagtgcagtggtgagatctcagcccactgcaacctctgcctcccgagttcaagcgattttcctgcctcagcctcccaagtagctgggattacaggtgcctgccaccatgcccggctaatttttgtatttttagtagagacgagcctgacctcaccatgttggtcaggctggtctcaaactcctgacttgaggtgatccgcccacctcggcctcccgaagtgctgggattagaggcatgagccactgtgcccagcccacagtaCTTTCTACTTTTAGGTTTGCCATGGAAATTTAATGAGTTGATACATGCATAGTATGTATCGGGGGCCTGACAAGTCATAAGGGCACAGTTGATAGTAGCTGCTATTATTTttaacccattttatagatgaggaaaccaaggctcagagagaggtGGGCCACATTCAAGGCAGTGGTGGAGGGGAGCTGTGAAATCGGCTCTTGGACAAGGGACTCCTGACTTGTCAGATCATCTCTGCCTGGATTGGAGAGGGGTGGCCAGATAGAATCCAGGAGTGGTCAGAGGAGAGAATCAGGACAGAGGAGTCAGGAGGAAGATAAACAGAATGTGTCGGGGGAGGGCACCAGAGAGTCTTCAGGGGGCACAGGATTTGAGGGGGTGGGAAGGGTGGGGAGCCAGCTCCCCTGCCCTTAGCCTCCTACTTTCCCACAGGGGCCAGCAGAGGGTGCCCTGTGGTTCAGCTTCAGCAGAGGCTGCTGGCCCCGCTGAGCCCTCTGCTGCTCCCAGGGCTGTGCCCAGctgtgatcctcctgtctctgacTGGGTCCTACCTCTCATCCAGATTCCCGCTTGCCAAGTGCCCAGCACAGGCTGCTGGAAGATGTGGCTGGAGCTAGGATCAGGGCTGGGGGACATAAGGTAGGCCTTggctgggcctcagcttcctatAGGAGAGTGACTGAGGGCATTGTCGTGATGGAGAGGGCCAGGCCCCCTATCCTGGAACAGTTGTTCAGGAGAAATGGAGCAGAAGCAGCAATCAGAACCCTGGAGTCAGTTACTGGCCTGGAGTCGGGGAGGCCTGGCCACGCTGTCCACTGCTGGGAGTGGATTATCTGTCCTGCTAGTCCCAGTCACTGGAGGTGGCTAGGCAGCTGTCCTGCTAGTCCCAGTCACTGGAGGTGGCTAGGCAGCAGCCTGGGGAAATGTGGCTTGCTAGCATCTACGTCTGCAGCCCTGGGTTGGGGCAGGGATGAGTGGGTGGCCTCCTACCTGCTGCTGTCTTCCAGGACCTCTGCTGATGTTTTCTCCACAGTTCTCCTTAGGGCCCATGTATTTATCTCCAGAAGTCCAGTTACCTGCTTGCCATCCCGAGCTGCCTGCCTCCTGGATCAGGACCCATGCCTCAGCAGTGGTCTGCTTCTCCCTTGTCCTGATCAACATGAGGCTAGCCTGTCACCCGTAGGCTGCACCTACCTGTTGATATTCCCCCCTCATGGCTGCTCCTTCTCTCTTGCCCATGTCCCTATCATCTTCcctttgccaggcactgtggcctCCCATGCATTATCGTTTTTATCCTCTCAGCAGCCTTGTAGGGCAGGGacatgaaactgaggctcagggagatttGCCAACTCCAGGGGCCCAAAGGTAGAAcgtgtgggaggggaggagacaTTGAACCCTAGACTGTCAGAGCCATAGGCTGTATCCAGTTGCAACACAAGACTCACCCTCTGCTGTAGAATCTGAGCCGTGCTCTGCTTTCACCTACCCACCCTCTACCTGGCCCTTGGCTGGATCCCACTCCTGTGGGACCTGAGGGTGGAAGATGGGGTGCCAGGAAGCCAGTGGTAGAGCAGAAGCCTTGTTTATTTAAGACTCATGCATCCAATGGAGACCAAGCCTTGGACTATTAGGGTCATGGGACCCTGGGATCTGTGTCTTTCTTCCTGAGGGaacctttccttctttctgtatcATTCTGTCAGATTGATTCAGGGGAAGGGCTACCTACCCTCAAATAAGTAGAGAGCCAAAGAGCTCTGAGTAGCCAGATGCCATCTCATGCCTCCCTCTGCCCCAGTGTAGCCAGGTGCCAACCTCCCTCCACCCAGGCCTTCCCTTGGCCCCCCTGCCATGTGTCTAAAAGGGGATGGCAGAGGGGATCAGGTGTGGCTCACGACCCTGGTGTCTCAGCCCTGGGTCTTCTCTCCCTCAGCCCttggaaagatatttaaaaaactcCCTACCCCACAGGGAAGACTGTCAAGTCGGGAGGCAGGGCTTTAGAGAGGGAGCCTTTAGGGCTGACCTTGCGGACACTTGACACCAAGACCTGCTAGCTGTGGGGGATGCACCTGTCTCTAGTGTTTGATCTGACCTCTGATCTTTGCCTTCTCTAATCCTCCCCCAGGTGGCCAACCTCTTGCGGCTATTTCAGATCCCGCAGATCAGCTATGCCTCCACCAGTGCCAAGCTGAGTGACAAGTCCCGCTATGACTACTTTGCCCGCACAGTGCCCCCTGACTTCTTCCAAGCCAAGGCCATGGCTGAGATTCTCCGCTTCTTCAACTGGACCTATGTGTCCACTGTGGCGTCTGAGGGCGACTATGGCGAGACAGGCATTGAGGCCTTTGAGCTAGAGGCTCGTGCCCGCAACATCTGTGTGGCCACCTCGGAGAAAGTGGGCCGTGCCATGAACCGTGCAGCCTTTGAGGGTGTGGTGCGAGCCCTGCTGCAGAAGCCCAGTGCCCGCGTGGCTGTCCTGTTCACCCGTTCTGAGGATGCCCGGGAGCTGCTTGCTGCCAGCCAGCGTCTTAATGCCAGCTTCACCTGGGTGGCCAGTGATGGCTGGGGGGCCCTGgagagtgtggtggcaggcagtGAGGGGGCTGCTGAGGGTGCCATCACCATCGAGCTGGCCTCCTACCCCATCAGTGACTTTGCCTCCTACTTCCAGAGCCTGGACCCTTGGAACAACAGCCGGAATCCCTGGTTCCGTGAATTCTGGGAGCAGAGGTTCCGCTGCAGCTTCCGGCAGCGAGACTGCGCAGTCCACTCTCTCCGGGCCGTGCCCTTTGAGCAGGAGTCTAAGATCATGTTTGTGGTCAATGCAGTGTATGCCATGGCCCACGCGCTCCACAACATGCACCGTGCCCTCTGCCCCAACACCACCCGGCTCTGTGACGCAATGCGGCCAGTCAATGGCCGCCGCCTCTACAAGGACTTTGTGCTCAACGTCAAGTTTGATGGTAATGTTGTTGGCCAGTGTCCATTGGCCTGCTGGCTGTCAGAGGATGAGGGGAAGCAGGCCTTCAGCTTCCATTCCTTTGCTAAGGAAACAGTAGAGTGAAAGTAAAGGACTCACCCAGGAGTGGCATCAGAGCCAGGGCAAGGATGCTAGGCAGAGAGGACTCCAACTGAAGCCAGGGCTGAGGTTCCACTTTCTTCCAGAGAGTAGACCTCTGGCCTGGTCCTGCCATTTTGAGGGTCTCTGGCTCCTCCTTGGGCCCTGCCCTCTATCTTCTATCTCCTTATCTTGCCAAAGGTGGAGACCAGGAGACCTCAAGCCCATTCTCAGGCACCAGTGAGAGTTAGAATCAGTCTGGCTTGAGGGTGAGCATCAGGATGACactatattctttctttctttctctttccttctttctttcttctttctttcttctttctttctctttcctttctctcttttttctttctttttccttccttccttccttccttccttcctttctttttctttctttctttctttctttctttctttctttctttctttctttctttctttctttctttctttctttctttctttctttctctctctctctctctctctctttctttctttcctttctttctctctctctctttctttctttctctctctctttttctttcagagatggggtctcactatattgtccaggctggaatgcagtggttatTCACAAGCACaatacagcctccaactcctgggctcaagtgatccttctgcctcagtctccagagtagctaggatgacaggcatgtggcACTGCGCCTAGCTTCAGGGAAAATTTCTATTCCTAATCTTGATTTTCCACTCAAGGTGACCTGAAAGTCTCCTGAaatcaaaagttattttaacaagAGTGCCAGCTTTAAGAGAAGTGAGTGCTACAGATCATCACTATGCTTCAGGAAGAATCACCATGGGAACAGTGGGAGACAAAACTTGGAAGCCCTGGCTCAGGGTTAAGATGAAGAGTAATTCCAATAGAAGTGACATTCAGAGTTATGCTACAATCAGCGTAGGGGTTAGGGTTGGAGTCTGGGGTCCAATTGGGCTGATGTTAGAGCAAGGCTAAATTCAGCATGTTTGACTTGAGTGGCATTTATGGTAGGGCTAGAGTTGGATTTTGAGAACTTTTAGGCTGAGTAGAAAGAGTAGGTACTTGAggggacctgggtttgaatctaggCTGCACTATTCACTCATGGGGCCTTAAGCATGTCTTTTGCTTTCTTGAACCCTGATTTCTCACGGGCTGGGGATGGCTGTAAATTCTGGCTAGAGCCTGGCTGGGAGATGTGAGGGATGAAGTGGGAGTGGAGAGAGGAAGTGATTTTCCAGCCACTGAGCACATTCTGGCGAATGGCAATGGTTGCAGGTGACCTCTGAGGTTGGGATTCAGTTTGCACCAGGATGACTATTAGGACTGGGGGTGCTGGAGGTGGGGTTGTTGTTGGGATTAGTGGGGACAGGATTGGAACTGAGACTGGGTTTAGCCTTAGCATTGAGTCTGGGGAGAGGGCTGTAGTGTATGTTTCGATGAAGTTGGGATTTGGGGCCTGGGCTGGAAAGTGTTGGATAGTACTAAAGTTGAATTTGGGGAGTCATGGTTGGGGACTGATGTGGGCATTAGGTTTTTGGAGATGTCTGGGCTTTAAGGCTGGGATTACATTTGGCATTTAGGGTTGGGGTTTGATGTTGGAGTTTAGGAGTAAGACTGTTGTCATCTCTCATTTAGAAAAATGACTGGGGTCAAGACAGGATTTAGTATTGGGTTAAGGATTGGAAGGGCTAATGGTGGCCTTAGCTCTGGCGTTTGGGTTCCATGTTAGGG
Above is a window of Macaca thibetana thibetana isolate TM-01 chromosome 2, ASM2454274v1, whole genome shotgun sequence DNA encoding:
- the GRM2 gene encoding metabotropic glutamate receptor 2 isoform X1, which encodes MTPSCPWFLSTQERGLWGGRVRRGNCSQAPLFLVCFSVFLYLCRSWVPSHLSSCLSFPGPCFLLSLPSLLLISSPGDPGLLDPSIPFGAMGSLLGLLALLLLWGAVAEGPAKKVLTLEGDLVLGGLFPVHQKGGPAEDCGPVNEHRGIQRLEAMLFALDRINRDPHLLPGVRLGAHILDSCSKDTHALEQALDFVRASLSRGADGSRHICPDGSYATHGDAPTAITGVIGGSYSDVSIQVANLLRLFQIPQISYASTSAKLSDKSRYDYFARTVPPDFFQAKAMAEILRFFNWTYVSTVASEGDYGETGIEAFELEARARNICVATSEKVGRAMNRAAFEGVVRALLQKPSARVAVLFTRSEDARELLAASQRLNASFTWVASDGWGALESVVAGSEGAAEGAITIELASYPISDFASYFQSLDPWNNSRNPWFREFWEQRFRCSFRQRDCAVHSLRAVPFEQESKIMFVVNAVYAMAHALHNMHRALCPNTTRLCDAMRPVNGRRLYKDFVLNVKFDAPFRPADTHNEVRFDRFGDGIGRYNIFTYLRAGSGRYRYQKVGYWAEGLTLDTSLIPWASPSAGPLPASRCSEPCLRNEVKSVQPGEVCCWLCIPCQPYEYRLDEFTCADCGLGYWPNASLTGCFELPQEYIRWGDAWAVGPVTIACLGALATLFVLGVFVRHNATPVVKASGRELCYILLGGVFLCYCMTFIFIAKPSTAVCTLRRLGLGTAFSVCYSALLTKTNRIARIFGGAREGAQRPRFISPASQVAICLALISGQLLIVIAWLVVEAPGTGKETAPERREVVTLRCNHRDASMLGSLAYNVLLIALCTLYAFKTRKCPENFNEAKFIGFTMYTTCIIWLAFLPIFYVTSSDYRVQTTTMCVSVSLSGSVVLGCLFAPKLHIILFQPQKNVVSHRAPTSRFGSAAARASSSLGQGSGSQFVPTVCNGREVVDSTTSSL
- the GRM2 gene encoding metabotropic glutamate receptor 2 isoform X2, with the translated sequence MTPSCPWFLSTQERGLWGGRVRRGNCSQAPLFLVCFSVFLYLCRSWVPSHLSSCLSFPGPCFLLSLPSLLLISSPGDPGLLDPSIPFGAMGSLLGLLALLLLWGAVAEGPAKKVLTLEGDLVLGGLFPVHQKGGPAEDCGPVNEHRGIQRLEAMLFALDRINRDPHLLPGVRLGAHILDSCSKDTHALEQALDFVRASLSRGADGSRHICPDGSYATHGDAPTAITGVIGGSYSDVSIQVANLLRLFQIPQISYASTSAKLSDKSRYDYFARTVPPDFFQAKAMAEILRFFNWTYVSTVASEGDYGETGIEAFELEARARNICVATSEKVGRAMNRAAFEGVVRALLQKPSARVAVLFTRSEDARELLAASQRLNASFTWVASDGWGALESVVAGSEGAAEGAITIELASYPISDFASYFQSLDPWNNSRNPWFREFWEQRFRCSFRQRDCAVHSLRAVPFEQESKIMFVVNAVYAMAHALHNMHRALCPNTTRLCDAMRPVNGRRLYKDFVLNVKFDAPFRPADTHNEVRFDRFGDGIGRYNIFTYLRAGSGRYRYQKVGYWAEGLTLDTSLIPWASPSAGPLPASRCSEPCLRNEVKSVQPGEVCCWLCIPCQPYEYRLDEFTCADCGLGYWPNASLTGCFELPQEYIRWGDAWAVGPVTIACLGALATLFVLGVFVRHNATPVVKASGRELCYILLGGVFLCYCMTFIFIAKPSTAVCTLRRLGLGTAFSVCYSALLTKTNRIARIFGGAREGAQRPRFISPASQVAICLALISGQLLIVIAWLVVEAPGTGKETAPERREVVTLRCNHRDASMLGSLAYNVLLIALCTLYAFKTRKCPENFNEAKFIGFTMYTTCIIWLAFLPIFYVTSSDYRMKKQRLREVQSLAQGHSAWQCRAGSELQKN